A segment of the Kluyveromyces marxianus DMKU3-1042 DNA, complete genome, chromosome 5 genome:
TGTAAAAACGCAGCCTATTGATAAATCATCTCAGAAAATTAGACACTTGCAGTTTGTAAAGCAAATTCCCTTTGAAGATGGAGTACGATTACAGGAGAAATTTGTCCGAGCCCACTTAGATATCAAGCAACTTCAGTCAAAGATCAAAAATCGCATTGCTAAATTGCAACAAGAACATGGCATGGAGATTCAATTGAACCCTCATGAACAAAGTATCATTGATAGCATAGCTGAAATGAAGCCTAATCCAATTATATTGACATTTGAATTCGAACCTACTTATTCAGGCGGAAAACGTATAAAGAAGCATATAACGCAACAGGAAATTGATAAATATGAGAACTTCGTTCCATCACAGCAGactgaaaacaaaaaaccGAAGTTTGTCCAAGTTGAAAGAGGCGGTCAGATAACATTTCATGGGCCAGGTCAAATGGTAGCCTACATAATTCTTGATTTGAAAACATTCAAAGATTTCCCTGCAAAATGTTTAGTATCTACTATTGAGGATGCCGCTATTAACACTCTAAAAAATGTCAAGAAGTATAAGGACAGTGATGAACAGTTAAATCTAGTCGCAAAGAAAACAGGTGACACTGGGGTGTGGGTTTCCGCTGATGAAAAGATTGGAAGCATTGGGATACATGTTAGGAGATCGATAACCTCACATGGTGTATGTATAAACGTTGATCCTGACTTGTCATATATGAATTCATTTACTATGTGTGGACTACCAGATAAAATAGCAACATCAATCAGGGATCAATTTCCAGAATCTACTACTTCTGTAAATGAAGTGGCTGTCAAATTTGTGAACGAATTTGCAAAATTAGTCGGAGTTAATACCGTTGAAAGAGTTCAATTGGATGAACTACctattgatgaaaatgagtGAAGACTTTACCTATTCTTTTCCTAccaattcaaatattccCACATGTACATATAATTATTTACTTTGCTGCATATTTTATAATGGCTGCTAGTGCACCAGCTGATATAGAACTCAATAGAACCAAGTTCGTTTTGCTCTGAATTGACTTCTTTCCAGAATTAGCTCTTTTGAGTTGCACTGGATCATTTTGTTTAATAGTTATGTCCGATTCAGAATCTATGTCGTCATaatcttcatcttttctCTCAGCTAAATTCTTCGATTTTTCCATTCCCTTGGATTTCACCTTTCCAGGTTTCGACTTgggatgaagaagttgggTATTCTTAAACACCTCCACTTCTAAGCGAGTTTTgagttcttcaatttcattcTTAAGCTGTTTTATTTCGTTATCTTTCATTTCAAGTATTTCATTCATACGCGTCTTCAAGTTGCTGTTTTCCGTTACCAGAGCTTTTACTTCCTCATTATGggtcttttcaaattcgCTCCTTTGATTTGAAAGCTTTTGCTTAATTGTTTTTTGCAATTTTATTAATTGAGAGTCAGCTTGTTCTATCCTGACTTTTGATAAGTAGTCAAGTTTATTGGTATAGTTCACCATGAAGTTGTCAATTGACTTGAGCTTTTCATACTCTAATTTTTCAAGTGTTAAATCTGTTACAAGTgttttaataatattaattaagTTAGGACTTGTACCAATCGAGTTGTTTATGAAGATACCACTTAGGATCTCAGTTTCTGAACCCAATACTGCATCTTCCAAGTCAAGATTGTTGACATCACCAAACATAGCAGCTTCGAATGCAGCTTTTTGTGCTGTCGTGATGGTGACCAGTGAGTCATCTGATGAACAATCAATAGGTCTTGACTTACTTACGTCACGTTTCCCAGAACTCAACAACTTTTGATTTTCGCTAATCAAAGGTATAACTGATATATCTTCCACTAGGGCACTAATTTTGCGGTGCTCCAACTTTGTATCTATATCTGCACCTAAATCTATTACATCACCAACCTTAATCTCAACGTCTGTTTGACCTATTCTTGTTCCGTTCACGAAAGTACCATTCGAAGATTTCAAGTCATGAATGCATATTTTACCGGTCTTAGCATCACAGGAAAGCGATGCATGGTTCCTTGAAAGTACTCGCGAGTCAAAGTTTCCATTATCAGCTTTCACTTGAGGATCACCTTTCCCACCGACACCATTATTTCCTCCAGAATTTTGTGCTCCTATCACAGGTCGTCCTAGTTTTAGGCCGTTCGGCTTGAAAGGTATCACGAGAAACTTGGTTTCGAAAGTATTATTTAGCGATttaagaacaagaacatgAGTGTACTTGTTCCTAACCACGggtttttgttccttttcaGTGATGTTAATCGAGTCAGATACAATATCATCGCTGCTAGACCCATTGCTACTAGAATTGGAACGAAGCCTCCTGCCTTTTCCAGTGCTCCCCGGTTTTTCGACCATTTTGATTGTATCTAAAAATTCACAACTAGACCAAATTCGCTTGAAAGAGTTAAACAAACGG
Coding sequences within it:
- the VPS64 gene encoding factor arrest protein 10 codes for the protein MVEKPGSTGKGRRLRSNSSSNGSSSDDIVSDSINITEKEQKPVVRNKYTHVLVLKSLNNTFETKFLVIPFKPNGLKLGRPVIGAQNSGGNNGVGGKGDPQVKADNGNFDSRVLSRNHASLSCDAKTGKICIHDLKSSNGTFVNGTRIGQTDVEIKVGDVIDLGADIDTKLEHRKISALVEDISVIPLISENQKLLSSGKRDVSKSRPIDCSSDDSLVTITTAQKAAFEAAMFGDVNNLDLEDAVLGSETEILSGIFINNSIGTSPNLINIIKTLVTDLTLEKLEYEKLKSIDNFMVNYTNKLDYLSKVRIEQADSQLIKLQKTIKQKLSNQRSEFEKTHNEEVKALVTENSNLKTRMNEILEMKDNEIKQLKNEIEELKTRLEVEVFKNTQLLHPKSKPGKVKSKGMEKSKNLAERKDEDYDDIDSESDITIKQNDPVQLKRANSGKKSIQSKTNLVLLSSISAGALAAIIKYAAK
- the LIP2 gene encoding lipoyl(octanoyl) transferase LIP2 (mitochondrial; Octanoyl-[acyl-carrier-protein]-protein N-octanoyltransferase); the encoded protein is MFCIIKILEYRNSLIVIVKIAKEGFSFERANIYKPLNCRTLKYLSKISILMLKRGVIYECSAHAFCRVKSACQVTLTGTRYHSTLNCRSNVKTQPIDKSSQKIRHLQFVKQIPFEDGVRLQEKFVRAHLDIKQLQSKIKNRIAKLQQEHGMEIQLNPHEQSIIDSIAEMKPNPIILTFEFEPTYSGGKRIKKHITQQEIDKYENFVPSQQTENKKPKFVQVERGGQITFHGPGQMVAYIILDLKTFKDFPAKCLVSTIEDAAINTLKNVKKYKDSDEQLNLVAKKTGDTGVWVSADEKIGSIGIHVRRSITSHGVCINVDPDLSYMNSFTMCGLPDKIATSIRDQFPESTTSVNEVAVKFVNEFAKLVGVNTVERVQLDELPIDENE